aggtgcatcagagagaatgctcttttcaatagaaacaccCTATTGAAAGGATGTCTCTAGAATCTGTTTTGaccccatttttacaactgcatccttttgagaggatgcagaggtgtctagagtggtcaactcagtGTGCTTaaccttctttggttttctgaccaagggtgactcagttggtgtttgttcctcaccactctcattcgGTATAGTAAGGGTTATTttatttctcttctttttactcacttcacccttttgagaggatgaagtggttggtttcctagctaatattggttttgaagaaatggtctcagcttgggaaggcccctgttggttttcCCGTATTTGTACTTCTAAATATTCAGGGATCATAgttgtactagattgtgcatttgatctcatgtcaggcatagggtaaggtaagttttaaacctctccatcatgaatggagtgattttaagagtcacatttaccttattctttgtagtaagtgaaccaaatataattttggacacttgcttataattgcctatttttgtaTTGTCAATACCATTCAGCAAATGTATGTTtgatactttatgatttaaagtaaatATAATAAATCTAAGAAAAAACTTTCCTTACCTCTTGCAGATTGGGGCATAGTTAGCCTGGtggcaagttcttccaggatcaatagaccgACATTCAAGTGTCcgttgtgggctattgagaacaccagcttctgcaccacacttgagatgttgtcatatcctgtcttcatgcatgtgaaggcccttactatagaattaaacacaaaggaccattcttTCCTTAGGTTTATTCTGTTCAGAGTTGCAAGGTTGATTCTTTcaccatagttgatgaaatccatgaactcagctagctcatcctgTCTTGGCACCTCCACTATATTTACAATTGGAAGACCCAAAActgcattcacatcttgctcattgaactctatctgttggcctccaattgagcaAGTTACCACTAAGGACAGAGATTTGTCATTCATAACAGTTCTCACCACAGCTGTTGTCCAGAATTCATGTAGAGCATCCAAGTATAGGATTGGGTTAGCAGTTAAGGCACCTACAAGATAAGATTCAGACAAAAAATTCTCAAACTCCTTGAAACTttcaggggcttggttagcatcagtgaaaGAGAGATAGTTGGTTCCTTGTTTAGGGATTTTAGCTCTAACAATATTGAGTGCCATTATTGTTGagtaagagtgaatgggtaagaaaattagtgagaaaggatttgaaatgagagagaaatcggttttgaattgaaaaagctaggtcacttagagttctcgaaggcgcaagtatatgtgtatcgagatgtctgggtatttatagtaaaagtaaatgacttgtcgagaactcataaatagacgtttggagtttgtctatcgaaaagtcattttaataagtgaaaaacatatcgataagtcattttgttttattcttgtagagaactaaaaataagattatcgagatgtcaaataaatacccagtcTGTCCAAagtggactgaattgtttccaatttttatttgaataaatcaaaataagatcagaataattttgccaaaagtatttaCCAAAATActttattggattaaattatttcagttttgagttatttataagtctaaaattatgCTTGTAGAGATCTCTATGAATTAATacttagagaactctacaatgacttatcgataagtcataataaagcttattgCAACAGGGTTTTTTTCAGTGTTGGTAGCTGATAACTTTTATTCAGTGCACTCAAAACTCTTCTATTTACACAATACAGTTTGAACAAAGTTCACTCTTCGAACAATTTCTAGTTTCTTTATATAAGAAGCATTCTGATCTCAATCTATGCATAAAACTGGTTTTTAGATCCTTCACAACCTTAATATTCAATGATCCAATGATATACGATTTAAGATTTTCTTTTGGACTTAAATTTCTTCAACTATGCTGCATGTCATTTTTACAGATTCAATACCATATATTAGTATAGTACTCAGTTTTCAGGTTACTGTTTAagaattttagttaatttttctTCATTTTCCATGGTGTATCCTTTAAAAGAGAATGTGGTGCCTCAGGACTGATATTTTTTCCTTTTGTACTTTATTCTATAAATTAGATGAACTTTGTAATTTGCAACTTGTTCTGTTTTTTTAAAACCTTTAGTTTAGATTTATGAGATTGATTTATATAGACATCTGAGATCTTTTGGGTCATTAGTTTTTTTTTTGACTGTCTGACTAGAATGTAGAGTACTTAGTGCTCAATCGTATTTGTATGATGTCCGCACTCGTGGATGGTGACAGAGTACTTGTAGACCATTTTGCCATCGTTATGCTTCATAATGGACTTATCTTTTTATGTGTATCCTATGATCCCTATCTTCATTTTCTTAGCAGTTCCATATTTGTTCTGAATGGTGCTTAACTATGTGCAGTACGCTCAATAATAATTTTCCAAATGATCGCCAAAAAAGGGAATTACATCATCAGGTATATGCAGTTGCCTTGCTTGTAGTCTATTGCACTGAACACATTCACAAGTAAGACAATTAGTTCGATTGGCATGTTGGCCTCTGCATCGCAGCGATTATTGTTGTCAATTTGAGTATTATTGATGGATGCTAAATCTTTCCAGGACGGTATGGTTTAGGGCTTTAACAACCGGTCTACGCACACTTCCTTTTATTCTGAAGTAGATTGGTGGCAGAATATAAGTACTACATGTTTGCTTCTCAATATGAGCAACTACCTATCCGTACCATAAGGCAAAACTGCAAAAGAGAAATTTAGACAAGAAATCCAATCTTTTGGACGAAAACCACATTGGTACATTGAAATAGAATATGAAAATCAATAACAGAGTGAAGTGATTGGATACAAATCTTTTCACCTCCCTGCAAATTTGATGTACCGAGCAAAGGAGTTGGACTATTTGCTTTGTGGTCGGAGAGAATTATGGGAGGTAATTACTTTTGTTATTATTCGGTAACTATGTACGTAAGCCTGTATTTACAGTATGACACATACTTAAATTTGAAGTTTCTTCTGTGCAGATGGAGACCTTGGCAGATCACATAAAATTTCACCATGGTGATACTGTAAAAAGTCCTCCGATTATCAATGTATGTGTCCTTTAAATAACCCCAAACCGTATCCTTATGTTAGCACAATGGAAACTGTAATATGTTTTCTTGTGATTTTTATTAGTTACTTGAGGTTATGGGGGAATTCACCCCAGAGCAGCAACGAGCTTTCTATCAATTTGTGACTGGTGCACAAATTGTTTTCACCCTGATGAGATCAAGACTGGAACTTACCGCCCACTCTTTCACCCTGAATAGTTGATCAATGGCAAAGAGGATGCTGCTAACAACTTTGCTCGTGGGCATTACACAAGTAATTTTTGTTACTTTGATCCCTGTTTGGACCATATCAGAAAACTTGCTGACAAAGTCACTAGGTTGGAAGGGTTTCTTGTTTTCAATGCTGTTGGAGGTGGCACTGGATCCGGGCTTGGATCCCTGCTTTTGAAGCGTCTATCTGTTGCAATTTAATACAATGCTACAGCTGATGACAATAAAATTACTAATGATTAATATTGACCTTATATGCATCAAGGTCAATAGCTGTTAGTTTGGTTTTGAATGATTCTGTAATAAAACTAGATACTTGATATTTATGTTGCTGAATATAAGTGTTTAGTTAGTTCATTGCTTAAATAGATTTATTGAATAAATATtgatgtcaaaaaaataattgtacatcacttttaatgaataaatattgatgtcaaaaaaataattgtacatcactttaaTATATAAATACCGATGTCTCAAATgcaattgtacatcacttttagtGAAAAAAAACTGATATAAAAAGTTGATGTTAATCGCTTTTGcctaaaaaactgatgtcaaagactgacatgttcaagtctaaaagGAATATATACATCACTTTGTttgggataaaactgatgtctaagtgtcaacatagacatcaccttttactaaataaatcgatgttaaatatctgattttacatcactTAAAAGAAAATATATGATGTCTATGTGGAAAAAAATATAGCTCATTATATATTTAATATGTTGTAATAGGTGTAatctatttatttaattatttatttttaacattttttgtaaaaaaacaatgTATGGACATCATCTAGTTTGCCAGAAACGACTAAAGTGTGTTACATAGCTTCAAAATCCACTCGGCCTTCTGTAATGAAACGTCCAGCGATACATAATCTGGCGTCAAATCCTTGGTTTTGCAGATTGTCTACTCTCATCACCTCTTCTCTTATTTTGGCACCTCCTTCTTCATCATCCAGAAAGATGTTATTCATGGCTGCTACTGTGTTAATAGATTGATTCATATAACTAAATGATTGAACATGCTCACCTTTTAAGGAAATGACAATGACTTAACCTGATGACAAGACTCGACCGATCAAAACTAACTTAACATATTCATATTTAATAGTAAATTtaatttagtaaaaagaagatcCAACTTTTTTTTAATCAAAAGTGAATAGTCATTTTGAAATAAAGAGGATAGTAATTTAAAGTAAAAAATAGTTAAAAGCCAGAAGTctattttaattataataatcGTATTATTATTTTAAAGTTAATATTTTCTTGTGTATGTACAATccatataaattatttttatttttatctttATGTTTATTATTTTGTGACGAAGAAGAGCATCTTCATAAAATGCATAGTTTTCACACAATTTTTTTGCCGTGAGTCTAAAATGGGAGTCAACATTCCCACTCCACCTAAATATTATTCCTTTAAATAACCTTTCAGAAGTGCAAGGTAGACGAGATCAACCTCATCAGAAGCCTACATATTTAATGGCACAATGTCATTATTGTCTATGTCGATGGGATCAACTAAATTGTATTTGTATTCGCACAATGTCATTGTTATTCTGTATAATCATAGCCAAGTTACTTCTTTTTTTTAATTTCCTTGATTACAGAAAAAAAGAGTGAGGAGAAGATGCATTAATCACCTCCCTCAAATTGAAAATTTCCATGTCGAAGGAAAGCTCCTTTCCAAAATCAACATCAATAAAGTGCTAGTAAAAAAACCGTATATAATACTACTATTACACGAATATACTAATATTaaattaattcaaaatattatatacaaaattaaaaattactTACAAAAAGCGCTTGTTAAccaaataaatttaaaaatttgaTTATGAAATGTTGCAAGAAAaaatagcaaaaaaaaaaaaatattggaAGAAGTCCGCacctgataaaaataataaataccCCATGACTAGGGGTGTTCATGTGTTCACCAACCAGACCAAACCGAAAGGCCGATTAATCGATAAATAAAGCCCGATATATGATTGTGTTAAAAATATTTCAAACCGAATTAAATGGATTAGATTCGGGTTTTACATTTTTTCGACCAACCCAACACAACTCGATTTAAACTATAAAttttgtttaatagtttaaaatatctgtatatatatacatatatatatatatatatattctatgCAATTGTATATTATAAGTACTAACTTATAACCCTTGCGATGCACGGATCACAcagttttttttaatattatatatattttttaaaacatttaaataatttttaattttgttcatttaaaactttaaaatatatgacttcataataattttattagtatacgtatatgttcataactttttagaacatttaaattCATTTAAAGTGATAGCATTGGTAATGAGAGAAATgttattataacgaaattattattttattgatgTTAAAAATATAATGTCTTAATTATATTGggaccttaaaaaatattatttagcATGTTGACTACTTAATTGATTAACAGaaattctataaaagatatttaCAAAAGACAATATTACTATCGAACAATATAGctttattgataattttatgtgtatttttaaaaaaataatatttatgttttaattaaaatttcatttttagttcacatcaataagatacgaattatacttaatctaatattaatttgatttatcttggatcagtgatttatattattttcttttatcttgatgcccaatacaccgaccaaatcaagctaattatttttagtttaattttattttttaagtgtggatcaataaaataattttgttttagactaaataattagtatatattattttgtttttgttgatcgaattgaatttttattttagttttgtgttagtttgaatcaattgtataatgtgtTTTTTTATcttgaataaataaaatatattattttgtttatccaaattcatttttataatttttttaggagaactgatagtattattattttattttaacccgattcacatgacatatcaactaaatcttaataattatatttagtttgcttattAATTTAGCCCGAaataacaaattagaataatataaaactcgatatgaattaaaatataaattggtagaagaagttgaatttaatataaattataatgatatagaaatcgatataaaatagaattgaaattggtaaaataataaaataatttaactttaatatcaattataattagaattgatcgacccaataattagaattgaaataattaagtaagggttgttaagtaatttcagtaagtatcgaccgactaccaaacttttaatgttttttctattataatatagtatagatagatagtATAGATATCATACTTTTATCGATAAATCAATGTTTATATGCATTTATTCATTTGAATTACGAAACCATCTACATTACTAAATTTGTAATTACTTATTTTAGTTTTTCTTAAATTTCCATAATGAGCAATGTTATCGTGGTCAAACttttctttataaaattatttaaccTCATGAAACTGACCCAAACCAACCAAAACAGGGTAGAATTGAGTTAAAAACTTATTTTTCGCAGAATGGGTTAAAAAATTTCAAACCCACCCATGAACACCGCTGCCCACAGCCCATTATCATCTTTTAATAAGCTGTGGACCCGTGGATTGTGTGCCTGCCTAACAAGGCTTAAAGAGCATGGGTCAGGTGGTGCCGGTTTGTAGTGCATATATAGTATATACGTACGAGTGTGTGTGTTGTTATTGCAGCGAAAACCAAACACAAGTAAACTAATCTTCCCTCAGACAAACAAAAATTGCAGCTGAGATAGAAAAAATGAGTGGGGAAAGCAATGGAAAGCTAACAGAAGCTGCTACAGTGAAGAAGATGGAGTTGATTCCTGAAATCAAGTTCACCAAGCTGTTTATCAATGGACAATTTGTTGATTCCGTCTCTGGTTTGTACTCATCAAACTCTCTACTATATATTTCTTCCTTGGCTACTTCCAAATTTTTATTTCCTAGTTCCATCCCGGCTCGTTACTCTCTGGTCACTTCCTTTCATCATACTATGTAGTACATGTTTAAAGGCTCAAAACACTATTTTTAACGTTCATTTACGTTACCGTAGATCATAATCAACATTTTGCATGCGGAAGTGTGTGTATATAAATCATGTGTATAATAAATTTATGTGTTTTTCTAAGGTGTGCCTCAGGGCACATGATTACAAATTTTTATAAGTTTGGCTTGTTTTAgccaaatttataaattttagcGCCTAGTATATGTCGACTATACAAACTCTAAATTTATTAGTGGAAAACGCAAAAATTTGTAACTTTTAAATTATTTATAGATATTTTGTGGAGGCATAGTACCACGTTTTCTTTTCTGCCGATATCTTAACATTATATGGATGAATGAACACTCGATCCAGGTATCAATAATAGTTCTGTCACTCTGTGCCAAAACACTCCATGTTAGTGTTAAAGTCGAATTTATTGTTACTATTAATTTGTTTGTTAATAATTTCATGCAGCTTATTGTTAGTTAACATATTATTACCGACCCTCAGTCCGATCCCCCAACAAAAATGAACAATTAGATTTTGTAATTGCTCAGCAATAATTTGGTATTTTCTACAAGTCCCACAACAAGGCACAATTTATTATTATGACAGTAATAGCAGTCAGCAGACATGAAATACACATGATCTGACAAGTAACGAAATGTAATAATACAATTAATGATTCAATGTATTGCTTCAGAACTCTCAGTCTCTCACCATCCCAGATGGAGATAATTGTCATAAACTTTGAACCAATACCTGTTGTCCTTTGCTCAACAAGATATTATCTCTAGGTAAAACTTTCGAGACTATAGACCCAAGAACAGGAGATGTAATTACAAAGGTTGCCCAAGGAATCAAAGAAGATATTGATTTGGCTGTCCAGGCTGCCCGTGATGCATTTGACGATGGACCATGGCCTCGCTTATCAGGAGCTGTAAGCACTCATCCTGTATCTGCCTGTTAGTAGCATTTCAGATTCAACTGAATTAGCATATGGGGAAGTTAGTATAGCTTATAAAATATGTTCAACTTGTCTTAGCCTTTGATGGGATTATTGGTAAGTACGTTTTAGTTTATATGATGGAAATGACAATATGATTGAACAAAAACATTTCATAGTATGCAAAACATCTCCAAGAATCTCTTTTTACACGTTCCCAAGTTAAACTATAAGGACTTTCTGCCAAAATAAGCCTCCATGAGACTTTTAACAAACAAGGGACTGGGAACTGGAGTATGTATCTGAAGTAATAAAATTACTAGTAACGAGGCTATCATTTTTGAATTTTTAGCTCTTGCTATAAAAAAATAGGGCTGATGAATGTAAATGGGTAAGAATGAGCAAGGAAATGTAAACTTTTCCCATATGTAACTTTTCCTAATAAAGATTTCCAAGTTCATATAGTATATTCTCTCTGAAACTCAATTTGCTTGGTTGTGGTGGTTCTCTCTTTAATATCTTTATTTCCTGTGAAGTCTTTTTATAACAAACAATAAGATGAACAATGAGCAATTCCAACTTAGAGTTAAGTGCAGTATTTTGTGTCATGTTTCTTTAAACAATAAGCTCGACTGATACATCTTGTTGTTCTAGAATGTTCAATTGTATAATGTTTATGCTGATGATCAGCAAAGGAGAAGGATTTTGATGAAACTGGCCGACTTGATTGACGCAAACGCAGAAGAGTTGGCTGCTTTGGATGCAATTGACGGAGGAAAACTATTTCATGATGGCAAGAATATTGATATTCCGGGTGCAGCAGAAACCTTCCGCTATTATGCAGGTGTAGCAGATAAAATTCATGGAGAAACATTGAaaatgtcgagggagtttcaagcATACACTTTGCGTGAGCCCATTGGTGTTGTTGGGCACATCATTCCTTGGAACTTCCCCACTCAAATGTTTGCAATGAAAGTTGGTCCAGCATTAGCTGCTGGCTGCACCATGATCGTCAAGCCCGCCGAGCAGACACCTCTTTCAGCTTTGTACTGTGCTCATTTGACGAAGCTGGTAAGACATCCACTTAGTATCTTGCAAAAAGTAGTACTCTTTCCACTCCATTCCGAATAAAGTGTCCCATTTGCCAAATGCACAGCTAGTATACATATTTGTTCAACGATTAATTGATTAACACAAGTAAAACTTATTAGTATTGAAATTGATAGCATCATCACAAGATTGTAGATATTGTATCCTGATATAATATAATGAACACCTTTTTAAAGACAACaaaaaagactatttttgtgGCACGAAGGGATTAATACTTGCAATCTAACACAAATCAACCTAAAAAGATTTCAACTTTAATACAGGCAGGCATTCCAGATGGAGCGGTCAATGTTGTAACAGGTTACGGGCCCGTAGCTGGTGCTGCTATTAGTTCTCATATGGACATTGATAAGGTTGTTGCAAGCTCAACTTAAAAAAAAATCTTGATTGTTATAAGTATATTCGTCTGCTTCATTAGACTAGAGACGTTGATGGTCAAATTTTGGTACATTCAACAGGTAAGTTTCACAGGATCCACAGAAGTGGGGCGTTTAGTAATGCAGGCTGCAGCAATGAGCAACTTAAAACAAGTCTCACTTGAACTAGGGGGCAAATCTCCCGTCATAATATTCGATGATGCAGAGCTTGATAAAGCGGTGGATCTAGCTCTTTTAGGAAGTCTGTATAATAAGGCAAGTAGATTCCTTTATATTGCCTATCTCAGTTTTATCACTGAAGTTATACAAAAGGACATACATGAACAGATATTTTTCGTGTTATTCCAGGGAGAAATTTGTGTGGCCGGTTCCCGTGTCTTTGTCCAGGAAGGTATTTATGTTGAATTTGTGAAGAAATTGGAAGAGAAAGTCAGATTATGGGTAGTGGGGGATCCATTTGATGTAGATTCTCAGCAAGGACCTCAAGTATGGCCATGgaattataaatatatttgaaCTTATATGTATCTAACAACTGCATTGCTTTGGAATATAAAAAGTAGTTGCGCAGTTTATCAGAAACCATGTTTTTATATTACTGTTGGGGCAGGTCGAGAAGAAACAATTTGAGAAAATACTTTCGTACATTGAACATGGCAAGAGGGAAGGTGCCACTTTGTTAGCTGGTGGGAAGCGCTTTGGCCAAAAGGGATTTTATATTCAGCCAACTATATTTACTGATGTTAAGGTACACACTTTTCTTTTGTTGCTTCCAACTCAGATATGATGATAAGAAATCATATTGTCAGGTCATGGTTATGCAAGTTGGGATTTGGTTTTTTTGTTTGCTCAGGATGATATGATAATCGCAAAGGAAGAAATATTCGGTCCTGTCATGTCAGTCCTGAAGTTCAAGTAAGTGTGATTTTTTTTTCTTGTATTGTATAGCTAAGCCTTTAAATGTTCATAGATATTTTGTTTGGTGAAAATACTGCAGGACCACTGGTGAGGTGATTAGAAGAGCTAATGCCACAAAATATGGTTTGGCAGCAGGTGTTATCACCAATAATTTGGACACAGCCAACACTGTATCAAGATCAATTCGAGCAGGCGTTATCTGGATAAATTGTTACTTTGCTTTTGACCGAGATTCTCCTTATGGAGGGTATAAGATGAGTGGATTTGGGAGAGATATGGGGATAGACGGACTTGATAAGTATCTTCATGCTAAAAGTGTTGCCACTCCCATATATAATAGCCCTTGGCTGTGATTCTAAGCACACGCAGCTCGCATTTAATAACTTGCATCCTGGGAAGGTAATAATAAGCACAACTGCAGAAAGCATACTTTAATAGCCAGTTTATACCATTCTCCATTTCTCCCCGTGTACTTTGTCTATGAAGGATTTTATAATATAGTCTGTTACGGAATTTGGTTCTTGCAGTACGTACTCTCATTGTGGCTAATCCGCGTAGTGTAAGACATGAGCTAAGTACCACAACTGGGAAATACATCCGATTAAATTACAAATACAAAAAACTTCTCACATACAAATTGTGCAAATTTTGCTATTTTCTCACTCGTGGCTAAcatatttaaaattttcaatattaTTAACCTTTTCTTTTTTCGCTAAGCTAACATAATCAATTTATCAATGATAATTGTTGTGGCAAAATGTGACACGATACTCCTAGAATCCACTTGTCAAGTCTTGCTAATCTCAACCACTGTACCCGAGCTTCCGTGATACACCTGACTGGATGTTTAAATTCGTTCGGACGAAATTTACTGAATGCCGATGAATAACGGTGGTGCAAGTCGTGCACAACCACGAAAATGATCACACGAAAATGTGTTTAATCTCAAGCATGAAGTGGTGAACGTTCCACGATCAATGACCTACATATTTtgtatttatagggaatcaagtcTGATATAATTCTCTAGAATTTTGACTCATTTCGTTGCACGATTAGCTAGAGCTACAGTCGTTTATCATCATCCTTGTTTGTTATAGGGATTTTTACTCATCCAATCACTTTAAGCGAAATTCTCGAAGAATTCTAGATTAGACATCATGATGTATTTgaataaatatttgaatatatataatctATATTTGATATATATTCTTGATTTTTACTATTTTGGAAATCAAGTTTGTTGTTCAGGCGGTGGAATTTGAAGAGTGAGATATGAATTTGTAGTGATAATTAGCTCAAAGTAAAAGACAGAAGCAATTATgaaaactcacttgatttatattaagTCATATTAATTGTGCTAAAAATCTGTGTTCTTGAATAATAAGAACTCATCTAATTCTCTTAAGAGAATACAGAATTGCCAGATCTGTTTATTACATCTAAACAAAGGAtccgtgacatgttttatagaacAACATGCACAGTTTACACGAACTGCACTAAAATatactaactcattttctaaagctaatttgtctatttctatttTAAGTGCTGCAAATTTACATATAATCTTCtaggtctgtgaccctcctttgtccagttcatcttgacccttgatcttgcactcctAAAACTGTatttgtagactttccatttCAGTGATAAAACAGTTTGTTggctgataatcttgaatcttcaagttgTTTGTATTCTGTAAATTTGAGTTATTATCGAGATCTTCATTACTGTGTAGAGATGTATCATGTCGATatgtagaatgacttatcgatatctcaagttctctatatgcagttTGACTTTTCCACGTCTCCACTTTTCTACATGGGGTTTTGCTTGTCGACATCTCTACTACACTACATGGGGTTTTGCTTGTCGACATCTCTACTACActacatgcagttttgacttgtcgatatctctacttatctacatgcagttttgacttgtcgatatcttcacaTCTCTACATGtcttggacttctctacaagttattctgacttctcgataaacatctctgtacatcttggtatgtgacttgtcgatgtgtgacttagaacattttttcaaaaataacatTATTCAATTTCAAGCTTCTACACTTCTCTTTGAGGCATGATCAGACTTG
The sequence above is drawn from the Apium graveolens cultivar Ventura chromosome 2, ASM990537v1, whole genome shotgun sequence genome and encodes:
- the LOC141708656 gene encoding aldehyde dehydrogenase 1-like isoform X2 — encoded protein: MSGESNGKLTEAATVKKMELIPEIKFTKLFINGQFVDSVSGKTFETIDPRTGDVITKVAQGIKEDIDLAVQAARDAFDDGPWPRLSGAQRRRILMKLADLIDANAEELAALDAIDGGKLFHDGKNIDIPGAAETFRYYAGVADKIHGETLKMSREFQAYTLREPIGVVGHIIPWNFPTQMFAMKVGPALAAGCTMIVKPAEQTPLSALYCAHLTKLAGIPDGAVNVVTGYGPVAGAAISSHMDIDKVSFTGSTEVGRLVMQAAAMSNLKQVSLELGGKSPVIIFDDAELDKAVDLALLGSLYNKAKICVAGSRVFVQEGIYVEFVKKLEEKVRLWVVGDPFDVDSQQGPQVEKKQFEKILSYIEHGKREGATLLAGGKRFGQKGFYIQPTIFTDVKDDMIIAKEEIFGPVMSVLKFKTTGEVIRRANATKYGLAAGVITNNLDTANTVSRSIRAGVIWINCYFAFDRDSPYGGYKMSGFGRDMGIDGLDKYLHAKSVATPIYNSPWL
- the LOC141708656 gene encoding aldehyde dehydrogenase 1-like isoform X1, with product MSGESNGKLTEAATVKKMELIPEIKFTKLFINGQFVDSVSGKTFETIDPRTGDVITKVAQGIKEDIDLAVQAARDAFDDGPWPRLSGANVQLYNVYADDQQRRRILMKLADLIDANAEELAALDAIDGGKLFHDGKNIDIPGAAETFRYYAGVADKIHGETLKMSREFQAYTLREPIGVVGHIIPWNFPTQMFAMKVGPALAAGCTMIVKPAEQTPLSALYCAHLTKLAGIPDGAVNVVTGYGPVAGAAISSHMDIDKVSFTGSTEVGRLVMQAAAMSNLKQVSLELGGKSPVIIFDDAELDKAVDLALLGSLYNKAKICVAGSRVFVQEGIYVEFVKKLEEKVRLWVVGDPFDVDSQQGPQVEKKQFEKILSYIEHGKREGATLLAGGKRFGQKGFYIQPTIFTDVKDDMIIAKEEIFGPVMSVLKFKTTGEVIRRANATKYGLAAGVITNNLDTANTVSRSIRAGVIWINCYFAFDRDSPYGGYKMSGFGRDMGIDGLDKYLHAKSVATPIYNSPWL